One genomic region from Halobacteriovoraceae bacterium encodes:
- a CDS encoding HAMP domain-containing histidine kinase, whose amino-acid sequence MSIELVEIKRQFRKKFVLVQTLLALFLVFVSYTTNYYIKKQNAGQIARIVSRMVKKGEHREAIYTLGSAKLENFRSVGYFDMKGRRIFSLPSSLNNFDMAEGYLLSKTISEVIYFGESEVSQRVGVLKFNFHTGNAIVFGLILWVISLLLTFPVIRNHFNLVIRKLQLEGEKKRAKDLVELAGMVKHDLRSPLQSILMAVQTGESIDEQSREMILSGVSRIEKITQDLNAVKIKEEQSEVQENVKEIESCSLFSTVQEIIQEKTHTYRKIKGLSIRGHFKDSSISRFIHFNDSDFKRVLSNLIDNAVECFDPLDENKQVEVNVTLEENADSILIEIIDNGPGIPKIVLSKIGEKGNTYGKENGSGLGIYSSRNKVLENGGEFKVKSNSKGTNISMRVRAVDSPDWFAEDLNFSNNMDYVILDDDESVIERFKNDEGALGAKSKSITSFNNIDDFTSWYEGKDDLQEPVFFIDYDLKNSTKDGLDVINSIDSSYKKYLFTNNFDDFFLQRICSKQGVKIIPKTILGWGNSLS is encoded by the coding sequence ATGAGTATTGAGTTGGTTGAAATTAAAAGGCAATTTAGAAAGAAGTTTGTTCTTGTTCAAACTCTGCTTGCTCTATTCCTTGTTTTTGTTTCTTATACAACGAATTACTATATCAAAAAGCAAAATGCTGGCCAGATCGCACGAATTGTAAGTCGAATGGTTAAGAAAGGTGAGCATAGAGAAGCTATTTACACACTTGGTTCAGCAAAACTAGAAAACTTTAGAAGTGTTGGTTATTTTGATATGAAAGGAAGAAGAATTTTCTCTTTACCTTCAAGCTTGAACAACTTTGATATGGCAGAGGGGTACTTACTATCTAAAACAATATCAGAAGTCATTTATTTTGGTGAGAGCGAAGTAAGCCAAAGAGTGGGAGTTCTAAAATTTAACTTTCATACTGGCAATGCAATAGTATTTGGACTTATCCTTTGGGTTATTAGTTTACTTTTAACTTTTCCAGTAATTAGAAACCACTTTAATTTAGTTATAAGAAAACTTCAGCTAGAAGGTGAAAAGAAAAGAGCAAAGGATTTGGTGGAATTAGCAGGAATGGTTAAGCATGATTTAAGATCACCTCTGCAATCTATTTTGATGGCTGTTCAAACAGGAGAGTCTATTGATGAACAGAGTCGAGAAATGATTCTGTCAGGGGTTTCGAGAATTGAGAAAATAACTCAGGACTTAAATGCCGTTAAAATTAAAGAAGAACAAAGTGAAGTTCAGGAGAATGTAAAAGAGATAGAATCGTGTTCTCTTTTTTCAACTGTTCAAGAAATAATTCAAGAAAAGACTCATACATATAGAAAGATCAAAGGACTAAGCATCAGAGGTCATTTTAAAGATTCTTCAATTAGTCGTTTTATACACTTTAATGACTCCGATTTTAAAAGAGTCCTTTCAAACTTGATTGATAATGCTGTTGAGTGTTTTGATCCTTTAGATGAGAATAAGCAAGTTGAAGTCAATGTCACACTTGAAGAAAATGCAGACTCAATTCTTATTGAAATTATTGATAATGGGCCAGGTATTCCCAAAATTGTATTAAGCAAAATCGGTGAGAAGGGTAATACTTATGGAAAGGAGAATGGCAGCGGCCTAGGTATTTATTCTTCTCGTAACAAGGTTTTAGAGAATGGTGGAGAATTTAAAGTTAAATCTAACTCAAAGGGAACTAACATTTCTATGAGAGTCAGGGCCGTAGATTCCCCTGATTGGTTTGCAGAAGATTTAAATTTCTCTAATAATATGGATTATGTAATTCTTGACGACGATGAAAGCGTTATTGAACGCTTTAAAAATGATGAAGGGGCCTTAGGTGCTAAATCTAAGAGCATAACTTCATTTAATAATATAGATGACTTTACGTCTTGGTATGAAGGAAAGGACGATCTACAAGAGCCAGTTTTCTTTATAGACTACGATCTAAAGAATAGTACCAAAGATGGGCTTGATGTTATCAATTCTATAGATTCAAGTTATAAGAAATACCTTTTTACAAATAACTTCGATGATTTTTTTCTTCAAAGAATTTGCTCAAAACAAGGCGTGAAGATTATTCCTAAAACGATCTTAGGTTGGGGTAATTCTCTAAGTTAA
- a CDS encoding YcaO-like family protein: MANSTRLNHILSNAELLGLKVQKLSWGEEFLGGLFDFRIKTNLFGEETIGIGIDQNEEVAFLKAFSESVERAYCKKNDIRSHGASAHWCKEGAKENSLCELIERDMFLCHFLTGKAAKRIENREIQNVNMVLSAKGCRLKVFQLSTLNNYNIFVSVGENGALGNIIGLGASLDSESALKKSMIECLFRLVAEAGRSSRDISKDVENTFEHYLYHLESPRLVNSKLLKNSSFSSQVFNMSVDIDVEWEELGDLNEIVPGLELCILRGRTKSLQGMYYGNTSEQKVNLSRLKEFVGELITFDDLETMVHPVG; this comes from the coding sequence ATGGCCAATAGTACGAGATTAAATCATATTCTTAGTAACGCTGAATTGCTTGGTTTGAAAGTTCAGAAACTTTCATGGGGAGAAGAGTTCCTTGGAGGCCTTTTTGACTTTAGAATAAAAACTAATCTGTTTGGTGAAGAAACTATAGGAATTGGAATAGATCAAAATGAAGAAGTAGCTTTCCTGAAAGCATTTTCCGAATCAGTAGAAAGGGCTTACTGCAAGAAAAATGACATTAGAAGTCATGGTGCTTCTGCTCATTGGTGCAAAGAGGGTGCAAAAGAAAACTCTCTTTGTGAACTTATTGAAAGAGATATGTTTCTTTGTCATTTTCTTACTGGAAAAGCTGCGAAGAGAATTGAAAATCGTGAAATCCAAAATGTTAACATGGTACTTTCTGCTAAAGGTTGCCGTTTAAAGGTTTTTCAACTTTCTACTTTAAATAATTATAATATTTTTGTTTCAGTCGGAGAAAATGGGGCTTTGGGAAACATTATTGGCCTAGGTGCTTCTTTAGATTCTGAATCAGCCTTGAAGAAATCAATGATTGAATGTCTTTTTCGTTTGGTTGCAGAGGCAGGAAGAAGTTCAAGAGATATAAGTAAAGACGTGGAAAATACTTTTGAGCATTATCTTTACCATCTTGAAAGTCCAAGATTGGTGAATTCTAAATTGCTTAAAAACTCATCATTCTCAAGTCAGGTGTTTAATATGAGTGTTGACATTGACGTTGAATGGGAAGAGTTAGGAGACTTAAATGAAATTGTACCTGGCCTAGAATTATGTATTTTAAGAGGGCGAACTAAATCCCTTCAAGGTATGTATTATGGAAATACTTCTGAACAGAAAGTAAACCTTTCTAGGTTGAAAGAGTTTGTTGGAGAGCTAATAACATTTGATGATTTAGAAACAATGGTTCATCCAGTAGGTTAA
- a CDS encoding sigma-54-dependent Fis family transcriptional regulator, whose protein sequence is MSERILVIDDEYLVLDAVKVALKETNIVVETASSPEEGIRLFRKSPNGFLSILVDNQYKQENQKVEILGPMVVREIRKINPQVQVVMLSGDYSSEALKSWKEAGTDKYLWKPFKKEQLLAYIELAREQKRQIARLSADTEDFYANQREKMAMDKLGVIGVSKAMGEVALKAFEHAKKDITVMLLGETGTGKEVFARGIHKNSLQANKEFISVDCTRYKDKTDLFESEMFGHVKGAFTGADRDRTGFAEAANGGTLFLDEVHHLNTDAQAKLLRLIQNRSIVKVGENKEKPVQFRLIIAAKPSLRKMVEDGTFLPDLFFRIYELDLLIPNLNERKEDIKPLILHFLKKHSSERELSFAQGAYFELKKHDWPGNVRELEMVIKKSIINSKDEKVMAKDLCLESIEQPSVDMSFYTMKTLEEKQLKEKTKLVLRALTLCDNNKKHAADMLDMKRTTLIDFLTKNNLSNINGNEAKELLSSI, encoded by the coding sequence ATGAGCGAACGTATTTTAGTCATAGACGATGAATATTTAGTTTTAGATGCAGTTAAAGTTGCATTGAAAGAAACTAATATTGTTGTTGAGACTGCTAGTAGTCCTGAAGAAGGTATTAGATTGTTTCGAAAGTCTCCAAATGGATTTCTTTCAATTCTTGTTGATAATCAATACAAGCAAGAAAATCAAAAAGTTGAAATTCTTGGGCCAATGGTTGTTAGAGAAATCAGAAAAATTAATCCACAGGTTCAAGTTGTAATGCTTTCTGGTGATTATTCTTCAGAAGCTCTAAAGAGTTGGAAAGAAGCAGGAACAGATAAGTACCTTTGGAAGCCATTTAAGAAAGAACAGTTGTTAGCTTATATAGAGCTGGCCAGGGAACAAAAAAGACAAATTGCAAGATTAAGTGCAGATACTGAAGACTTTTATGCCAATCAAAGAGAAAAAATGGCAATGGATAAACTCGGGGTCATCGGAGTATCTAAAGCAATGGGAGAAGTCGCATTAAAAGCTTTTGAACATGCTAAGAAAGATATAACTGTGATGCTCTTGGGAGAAACAGGAACAGGTAAAGAAGTCTTTGCAAGAGGTATTCATAAGAATTCACTTCAAGCTAATAAAGAGTTTATTAGTGTTGATTGTACTCGCTACAAAGATAAAACTGACTTGTTTGAAAGTGAAATGTTTGGTCATGTAAAAGGTGCATTTACAGGAGCAGACAGAGATCGAACAGGATTTGCTGAAGCTGCTAATGGAGGAACTTTATTTTTAGATGAGGTTCATCACTTGAATACTGATGCTCAGGCAAAGCTACTGAGATTGATTCAAAATAGGTCAATTGTAAAAGTTGGTGAGAATAAGGAAAAGCCTGTTCAGTTTAGACTTATTATCGCAGCAAAACCGTCATTGAGAAAAATGGTTGAGGATGGGACATTTTTACCAGACTTATTTTTTAGAATCTATGAATTGGATTTATTGATTCCGAATTTAAACGAAAGAAAAGAAGATATAAAGCCATTGATTCTTCACTTTCTAAAAAAACATAGCTCAGAAAGGGAATTGTCTTTTGCACAAGGAGCTTACTTTGAATTAAAGAAACACGACTGGCCAGGTAATGTCCGTGAATTAGAAATGGTAATTAAAAAATCAATTATTAATTCGAAAGATGAAAAGGTTATGGCCAAAGATTTATGTTTAGAAAGTATTGAACAACCATCTGTTGATATGTCCTTCTATACAATGAAAACTTTAGAGGAAAAGCAGTTAAAAGAAAAAACGAAACTGGTCTTAAGGGCATTAACTTTATGTGATAACAACAAAAAACATGCCGCAGACATGTTAGATATGAAGAGAACGACATTAATTGATTTTTTAACAAAGAATAATCTCAGTAACATAAATGGCAACGAAGCAAAAGAGCTTCTAAGCAGTATTTAG